A single window of Candoia aspera isolate rCanAsp1 chromosome 3, rCanAsp1.hap2, whole genome shotgun sequence DNA harbors:
- the LRRC39 gene encoding leucine-rich repeat-containing protein 39, with the protein MKVGVGFECRRAMTETTISVGTFMAIKALWEVRIQKITEELRKEKEFSQKAAGRLTIVWEERASLAKLKSKVIIEDGRAVLRIEQEEWQTLPSCLLKLNYLQEWQLHRTNLIKIPHYIGCFQNLIVLDLSRNSIAEIPREIGQLSNLQELILSYNKIKSVPKEVGNCVGLERLELAVNRGICDLPHQLSNLKKLSHLDLSMNGFTTFPPVTLDMPNLEWLDMASNRLKEIPGNLDKAENLHTLWLQRNEITYLPESICNLKNMSTLVLTGNKLQDIPVFLKDMPNLRFVNFRDNPLKLQVTLPPCENAEEEEEQELYGIEFMQLYIQKSLDSEGNMESDIPGAAAATD; encoded by the exons ATGAAAGTGGGTGTTGGGTTTGAATGCAGAAGAGCTATGACTGAAACAACTATTTCTGTTGGCACATTTATGGCTATTAAAGCCCTGTGGGAAGTCAGAATCCAGAAAATCACTGAAGAGCTTCGGAAGGAAAAAGAGTTCAGCCAGAAGGCTGCAGGGAG acTGACAATTGTTTGGGAAGAGAGGGCCAGTTTGGCCAAGCTGAAAAGCAAAGTAATAATTGAAGATGGAAGGGCTGTTTTAAGGATTGAACAGGAGGAATGGCAG ACTCTACCTTCTTGCTTACTGAAACTGAATTACCTGCAGGAATGGCAGCTTCACAGAACTAATTTAATCAAAATCCCTCACTATATTGGTTGCTTTCAAAATCTCATTGTCCTAGATCTCTCTCGAAATTCCATTGCAGAGATTCCTAGGGAGATTG GTCAATTGTCAAATCTTCAGGAGTTGATCCTcagttacaataaaattaaatccGTTCCTAAAGAAGTAGGCAACTGTGTTGGCTTAGAAAGATTGGAGCTTGCCGTAAATAGAGGTATCTGTGACCTTCCCCATCAG ctGAGCAACCTGAAGAAGCTTTCTCACCTAGATCTGAGCATGAATGGGTTCACTACCTTCCCACCAGTCACCCTAGACATGCCAAACTTGGAGTGGCTAGACATGGCAAGCAACAGGTTGAAAGAAATCCCTGGCAATCTTGACAA AGCAGAAAATTTACATACTTTGTGGCTCCAAAGGAATGAAATAACATATTTGCCTGAATCCATTTGTAATCTCAAAAATATGAGCACCCTTGTTCTCACTGGCAACAAACTGCAAGATATTCCTGTTTTCTTGAAGGACATGCCAAACctaag ATTTGTCAACTTCAGAGATAACCCACTGAAGCTGCAAGTGACACTTCCTCCTTGTGAGAatgctgaagaggaagaggaacaggaACTCTATGGAATTGAGTTCATGCAGTTATATATTCAGAAGTCACTCGACAGTGAAG GAAATATGGAAAGTGATATTccaggtgctgctgctgccactgactga